Proteins encoded within one genomic window of Candidatus Poribacteria bacterium:
- a CDS encoding FG-GAP-like repeat-containing protein, protein MDALDRNNFVEAEEAFQACLRIDANAHDARMLLARTYIRQQKFARAEETLQTLINLLKQVPEAKDKLSRAYLTLAQVFSYQQRFSDSTAALTSALEVNPDDTEARIRLGYFLGAPQQMLVPDLSASKRQFEKVLELEPNNLEAMLQLGLAEFRLGEADKAAERFENIIQNYRRHSGAYYYLGVYHLRHGAPEKAVENFKASLQLKPRDPETLWNLWTASNELGGYPADLPEEFKIAISGVWMEERKNGRMGVPQSSTLPSFHPIADSQFTDIAPDLKMDKIDGGRGSAWGDYDNDGDLDIVAVGTYQPHALYRNNGDGTFTNTAVQAGIADPRGGWGSLFADYDNDGYPDLYITRGGWSGAAENTLYHNNGDGTFTDVTHAAGVADPQSSFCAAWADYDNDGYIDLYVADGVIGDGAANVLYRNNGDGTFTNTAEAAGVANTGNSLGTAWGDYDKDGYIDLHVVNFGQSNVLYRNNGDGTFTDVTPTTGMNLPVTDAFVTFFLDVDNDADLDIFISNSGSFQAFIAGQITGTAPHDGDRQVLYRNNGDGTFTDVTHASGLYHAFGAMGANFGDINSDGYLDIYLATGAPQMGRLERDALFRNNGDGTFTDATFALGLGNIGKGHGVTFGDIDTDGDVDIYVPVGGAFIGDQWHNLFYQNTGTGNNYLNLKLVGVKSNRDGIGAKVTLRVGSSVIYREVSGGCGFGSTNSLPLEIGLGKHTKVDTLEIVWPSGQVDTHRNLSVNQRLVITEGEDL, encoded by the coding sequence ATGGACGCGTTAGACAGGAATAACTTCGTCGAAGCGGAAGAAGCGTTTCAGGCGTGTCTACGAATTGATGCCAATGCCCACGATGCACGCATGTTGCTTGCACGTACCTATATCAGACAGCAGAAGTTTGCTCGTGCCGAGGAGACGTTACAAACGCTGATAAACCTGCTTAAACAGGTCCCGGAAGCGAAGGATAAACTTTCAAGAGCCTATCTAACGTTAGCGCAGGTTTTCAGTTATCAACAACGTTTTTCTGATTCCACAGCCGCCCTCACCAGTGCTTTAGAGGTGAACCCCGACGATACCGAGGCACGTATCAGACTCGGCTATTTCTTAGGCGCGCCCCAACAGATGCTCGTCCCTGATCTCTCAGCATCCAAACGGCAGTTTGAAAAGGTACTGGAACTTGAACCGAATAATCTTGAAGCGATGCTCCAACTCGGCTTAGCTGAATTCCGCCTCGGTGAAGCCGATAAAGCCGCAGAGCGATTTGAAAATATCATCCAAAATTACCGCCGCCATTCTGGTGCGTATTACTATCTCGGTGTCTATCATCTCCGACACGGCGCGCCTGAAAAGGCTGTTGAGAATTTCAAAGCGTCGCTCCAGCTCAAACCTCGCGATCCCGAAACCTTATGGAACCTATGGACGGCATCTAATGAACTCGGTGGCTATCCAGCAGACTTACCGGAGGAGTTTAAAATAGCCATCAGTGGCGTTTGGATGGAAGAAAGGAAGAATGGAAGGATGGGTGTCCCCCAATCTTCCACCCTTCCATCCTTCCACCCGATAGCCGATAGCCAATTCACCGACATTGCCCCCGACTTAAAGATGGACAAGATTGATGGCGGACGCGGCAGTGCTTGGGGCGATTACGATAATGATGGGGATTTGGATATCGTTGCTGTCGGGACGTACCAGCCACACGCGCTTTACCGAAATAACGGCGATGGCACATTTACTAACACAGCGGTGCAAGCAGGCATCGCCGATCCGAGAGGCGGTTGGGGTTCGCTTTTCGCTGATTACGATAACGACGGTTACCCTGACCTCTATATCACGCGTGGGGGTTGGTCTGGTGCAGCGGAGAATACGCTCTATCATAACAACGGGGATGGCACATTCACCGATGTTACGCACGCCGCGGGTGTTGCGGACCCGCAGAGCAGTTTCTGTGCTGCTTGGGCAGATTATGACAATGATGGCTATATTGACCTCTACGTTGCGGACGGTGTTATTGGTGATGGTGCTGCGAACGTCTTATACCGTAACAACGGTGATGGCACGTTCACGAATACTGCTGAAGCAGCTGGTGTGGCGAATACTGGAAACTCTCTCGGAACGGCTTGGGGGGATTACGATAAAGACGGGTATATTGATCTGCATGTCGTCAATTTCGGACAGTCCAATGTACTTTACCGTAACAACGGCGATGGCACGTTCACCGATGTCACGCCGACAACCGGTATGAATCTCCCCGTTACGGATGCGTTTGTCACCTTCTTTCTCGATGTGGACAACGATGCAGATCTGGACATCTTCATCTCAAATTCCGGCTCGTTTCAAGCCTTCATCGCCGGGCAAATAACTGGAACTGCGCCACACGATGGCGATAGGCAGGTACTGTATCGGAATAACGGCGACGGCACCTTTACAGATGTCACCCATGCGTCAGGACTCTATCACGCTTTCGGCGCGATGGGCGCAAACTTCGGCGACATCAATAGCGACGGTTACCTTGACATCTATCTTGCCACTGGCGCGCCACAGATGGGACGACTCGAACGCGACGCGCTCTTCCGCAACAACGGCGATGGCACTTTTACCGATGCCACTTTCGCTTTGGGGTTAGGCAACATTGGAAAAGGACACGGCGTAACTTTCGGTGATATTGATACGGACGGTGATGTTGATATCTACGTGCCTGTCGGGGGTGCGTTTATTGGGGACCAGTGGCATAACCTTTTCTATCAAAATACGGGGACAGGGAACAACTATCTTAATTTGAAACTGGTCGGGGTCAAAAGTAATCGAGATGGTATCGGTGCTAAAGTGACGCTGCGTGTTGGTAGCAGTGTGATTTACAGAGAAGTCAGCGGTGGATGTGGTTTCGGTTCAACGAATAGTCTACCACTTGAGATCGGACTCGGAAAGCACACAAAAGTTGATACGCTTGAAATCGTCTGGCCCTCCGGTCAGGTAGATACGCATCGGAATCTATCAGTCAACCAGAGATTGGTCATCACTGAGGGAGAGGACCTATGA
- the pncB gene encoding nicotinate phosphoribosyltransferase gives MKSIEWKEKAKLEGGKQGRMDAPHSSTLPLFHFSPPRSALLTEDEMALFVDYYQLTMGQADFDAQNNSVITANYYVRTIPQGQYLIAAGLEQVIHYILNLRFTDTTLDWLAQRGDLHADYLTSLKDFRFDGSVFAVPEGTPIFPNEPIINVTGRSRDVQLFETYLLCVMNFQTLIATKASRIVQAARGRPVFDFGARRAHGRDAGILAARASFIGGASGTSLVLAGHYFDIPYVGTMAHKFISERPTELEAFRDYAVAFPNSTTLLIDTYDTLQGARNACIVAREMEARGERLRAVRLDSGDLLALSKEVRGIFDAEGLDYVQIIASHELDEFQIDTLLKNGAPLDSFGVGTRLATGANFNSFTGEGGTSALGGVYKLVERDGRPVGKRSLDEPAKATLPGRKQVYRVPDANGNYTKDVVTLWDEPISEGQPLLIPIIRDGELVYDFPSLYDIQTLMTAEFKKLPDSHKSLTGAKPYLVEIDSVLREGIS, from the coding sequence ATGAAATCCATTGAATGGAAGGAAAAAGCGAAGTTGGAAGGAGGGAAGCAGGGAAGGATGGATGCCCCCCACTCTTCCACTCTTCCACTCTTCCACTTTTCTCCGCCGAGATCCGCCTTGCTCACTGAGGATGAGATGGCACTCTTCGTTGATTACTATCAACTCACGATGGGACAAGCCGATTTCGATGCACAGAATAATTCTGTTATCACCGCGAACTACTACGTCCGCACGATTCCACAAGGGCAATATCTCATTGCTGCTGGATTGGAACAGGTAATCCACTACATCTTAAATCTACGCTTCACCGATACCACACTTGACTGGTTAGCACAACGAGGAGACCTGCACGCTGACTACCTTACCTCCCTTAAAGACTTCCGCTTCGACGGTTCCGTTTTTGCTGTTCCTGAAGGCACGCCTATTTTTCCCAATGAACCGATTATCAACGTCACGGGTCGCTCCAGAGATGTCCAACTCTTTGAAACCTATCTGCTGTGTGTGATGAATTTCCAGACCTTGATTGCCACAAAAGCCTCACGGATTGTGCAAGCCGCGCGCGGTAGACCCGTGTTTGACTTTGGGGCGAGGCGGGCACACGGCAGGGATGCCGGTATCCTCGCCGCCCGCGCGTCCTTCATCGGTGGTGCGAGTGGAACATCATTGGTGCTTGCAGGACACTATTTCGATATTCCATACGTCGGCACAATGGCGCATAAATTCATCTCCGAACGACCTACCGAATTGGAGGCGTTCCGCGATTATGCCGTAGCCTTTCCAAACAGCACAACGCTCCTGATAGATACGTACGATACACTTCAAGGGGCAAGAAACGCGTGCATCGTCGCGAGGGAGATGGAAGCACGAGGTGAACGATTACGCGCAGTCAGACTGGATAGCGGTGATCTCTTAGCACTTAGCAAAGAGGTTCGGGGCATCTTTGATGCCGAGGGACTTGACTATGTCCAAATTATCGCAAGCCATGAACTTGATGAATTCCAGATAGACACGTTGCTCAAAAACGGAGCACCGCTTGATAGTTTTGGGGTGGGGACGCGTCTCGCTACAGGAGCTAACTTCAATTCATTCACAGGCGAAGGTGGGACTTCTGCTTTGGGTGGTGTCTATAAGTTGGTCGAGCGTGATGGTAGACCTGTTGGGAAACGATCACTTGATGAGCCTGCCAAAGCGACGCTACCGGGCAGGAAGCAGGTCTATCGTGTCCCCGATGCTAACGGGAATTATACTAAAGACGTTGTGACGCTTTGGGATGAGCCAATTTCTGAGGGACAGCCTCTCCTGATACCGATTATTCGAGACGGGGAATTGGTATACGATTTTCCAAGCCTGTATGACATTCAGACCTTGATGACCGCAGAGTTCAAAAAATTGCCGGATTCGCATAAAAGTTTAACGGGAGCGAAACCCTATCTTGTTGAAATAGATTCGGTTTTGCGTGAAGGAATTTCTTGA
- a CDS encoding AAA-like domain-containing protein — MRRFGTEGRLYLEDNYIVPRTEETADFIDRVKQGKYIVLFAPRQTGKTTFFQLALDTLTTADPTYFPIQLNFEEYENSAPADFYRYFYNDIREEIEEVLQRQEEGPSEVLLHFLDNVEINDHISMRRFFSKLASFLKNQKVVLLIDEFDAIPRDAVTGFLRSLRRIYLSGRTRCPHSVGIVGIKNIIQLNYDRSVSPFNIQQEFHLPNFTLEQVQELLGQYTDEVGQVFASEVVTSIHKQTAGQPVLVNRFAQILTEELNIPKTEPITMEHWTTAHAQLLHTQNTNIQHLTTNIRKDPRFEKILMRITAHEDGVPFNIDDDNINELVSYGVISRGTDGMCEIANPIYLYRILRAFKPAVNGLEEEYFPVDNRMGFRGYLTDIGHIAIAPLLDNFRDFITRAGFRILQVPQTPKESVGRHLLLTYLDQFVQAVGGSMYIEVQTGRGRIDILITYNKRKYIIETKIWRGNNRYQAGKQQLATYLKSEGATEGYYVVFDHRKEAEPRVETETFAENLTIRSYVIPVIQEIPSRKTESISTR; from the coding sequence ATGAGACGTTTTGGGACCGAAGGTCGTTTGTATCTTGAGGATAACTATATTGTCCCACGCACGGAAGAAACTGCCGATTTCATCGACCGCGTCAAACAAGGCAAGTATATCGTGCTCTTCGCGCCGCGCCAAACCGGCAAAACAACCTTTTTTCAACTGGCACTTGACACGCTCACAACTGCAGATCCGACCTACTTCCCCATTCAACTGAATTTTGAGGAGTACGAGAACTCCGCACCTGCAGATTTTTATAGATATTTCTATAACGACATCCGTGAAGAAATTGAGGAAGTCCTCCAGAGACAGGAAGAGGGCCCCTCTGAAGTGCTCCTACACTTCTTGGATAATGTGGAGATAAACGATCACATTTCAATGAGAAGGTTCTTTAGCAAACTTGCCAGTTTTCTAAAAAATCAGAAGGTTGTCCTCCTGATTGACGAATTTGATGCTATTCCACGCGATGCTGTTACGGGGTTCCTGCGTTCGTTACGCCGTATCTATCTTTCGGGGCGGACGCGATGTCCGCACAGCGTCGGCATCGTCGGTATCAAGAATATCATCCAACTCAACTACGATAGGTCTGTCTCACCCTTCAACATTCAGCAGGAATTCCATTTACCTAACTTTACGCTTGAACAGGTGCAAGAACTCCTTGGTCAATACACCGACGAAGTTGGTCAAGTATTCGCGTCCGAGGTCGTGACTTCTATTCACAAACAGACTGCCGGACAACCGGTGCTTGTCAACCGATTCGCACAGATTCTCACCGAGGAATTGAACATTCCGAAAACCGAGCCGATTACGATGGAACACTGGACAACGGCACACGCACAGCTCCTCCACACTCAGAATACCAACATCCAGCATCTAACAACCAATATCCGAAAAGACCCACGCTTTGAAAAAATCCTTATGCGGATTACCGCGCATGAGGATGGCGTACCCTTCAATATAGATGACGACAATATCAATGAACTCGTAAGTTATGGAGTTATCTCCAGAGGGACTGATGGCATGTGTGAAATTGCCAATCCGATTTATCTCTACAGAATTTTGCGTGCATTCAAGCCAGCAGTAAACGGATTAGAGGAGGAATACTTTCCGGTAGATAATCGCATGGGTTTCCGGGGTTATCTCACCGACATAGGACATATTGCTATAGCCCCGTTACTTGATAACTTCCGAGATTTTATTACACGTGCCGGTTTCCGGATCCTGCAAGTGCCTCAAACCCCTAAGGAGTCAGTTGGCCGCCACCTCCTTCTTACTTACCTTGACCAGTTTGTCCAGGCCGTGGGTGGTAGCATGTACATTGAGGTCCAAACAGGACGCGGTAGGATAGACATCCTCATTACATACAACAAACGGAAATATATCATCGAAACAAAGATTTGGAGAGGAAACAACCGCTATCAAGCAGGCAAGCAGCAGCTCGCCACTTATCTCAAATCGGAGGGAGCCACTGAAGGATACTATGTTGTCTTTGATCATCGAAAAGAGGCAGAACCGCGTGTAGAAACGGAGACATTCGCAGAAAACCTGACGATTCGGAGTTATGTCATTCCTGTGATTCAAGAAATTCCTTCACGCAAAACCGAATCTATTTCAACAAGATAG
- a CDS encoding tetratricopeptide repeat protein — translation METRSRLILLLHVLLPLLFCSFVHAHLEEVHVLVEAGDYAEANKKLEALAESTKDIEVKSWCYYHIGEIYYNYTHQYTKAVEAYDTILNLEEKGLPPEEVYLAIIKKGDVHSRMGNYQDAIQTFDRLIKLAPASHFVHKTGLQKIRDINTALADLREQQRIMIQYKGTPLAAIAQFQIAELYRNPSQLNQPEKAIAEYESLLEAHPNAIVAPEARWRIAHVRHTVLNQSARAMATYRKVIDDYPTSNFAAEALFQMANIHRKAGKYSLATPIFEKLKQKYPNFWNMHAVLYWTGVCYEKSLNYPKAIEAFETFLHAYLPQLDPGYLGQISMHDKSIPEVSAEIGKKIEQLAEQMAEVELKRLETALADRNFPEALNIARNLIARAPHTPQAEQAAEQLPTLQQLTAIENLREQLQNRELTPIEAARARLQIGTIYERKPLQDYPKAIEAYQEVSEHHPDSIHAAEALYRSGLIYADQLSVPNEAIQSYKWVIEKHPNTLQAMMANFQLGELYRSLHRYNEALQAYETTIGYPERDRYLAGGYKDSFADRAQFRIGRVHYDDRRYNDARFAFEEFIQNRLQSPRLAAAYVYLAAINENQGQTAQAAYYYERAEEHLTDDPMQMTMLLEEVSALGNLQATDPDAVMRFIKENRKRLKTEKAASD, via the coding sequence ATGGAAACGCGAAGTAGACTTATACTTCTCTTACACGTGCTGCTGCCCCTTCTCTTCTGTTCATTTGTTCACGCGCATCTTGAAGAGGTGCACGTTTTAGTTGAGGCAGGAGACTATGCAGAAGCCAACAAAAAGCTTGAAGCACTTGCCGAATCGACCAAAGACATTGAGGTGAAAAGTTGGTGCTACTACCATATCGGCGAAATCTATTATAACTATACGCACCAATATACTAAGGCGGTCGAGGCTTACGACACAATTCTGAACCTTGAAGAGAAGGGACTTCCGCCAGAGGAAGTCTACCTCGCCATCATCAAAAAAGGTGATGTCCATAGCCGTATGGGCAATTATCAGGACGCTATCCAAACCTTTGATAGGCTGATTAAACTTGCCCCTGCCTCACACTTTGTACACAAAACCGGCTTGCAGAAAATTCGGGACATTAATACTGCGCTCGCTGACCTCAGGGAGCAGCAGCGCATTATGATCCAGTATAAAGGCACACCCCTTGCTGCTATTGCTCAATTCCAGATAGCCGAACTCTATCGGAATCCCTCCCAACTCAATCAACCCGAAAAGGCGATAGCAGAGTACGAGTCACTTTTGGAAGCACATCCCAATGCAATTGTGGCACCAGAAGCCAGATGGCGCATCGCACACGTCCGACATACTGTTCTCAACCAATCAGCCCGAGCAATGGCAACATACAGAAAAGTCATCGACGATTATCCAACCAGTAACTTCGCTGCGGAAGCACTCTTCCAAATGGCAAATATCCATCGTAAAGCTGGGAAGTATTCGTTGGCGACTCCTATATTTGAGAAACTGAAACAGAAATATCCGAACTTTTGGAATATGCACGCTGTCCTTTACTGGACAGGTGTTTGCTATGAGAAAAGCCTGAACTATCCGAAAGCGATAGAGGCTTTTGAAACGTTCCTTCACGCCTATCTACCACAACTTGACCCGGGGTATTTAGGGCAAATATCGATGCATGATAAGAGTATACCTGAAGTAAGCGCAGAAATTGGTAAGAAGATTGAGCAACTCGCAGAACAGATGGCGGAAGTGGAATTAAAACGATTGGAGACTGCGCTCGCGGATCGAAACTTTCCCGAGGCATTAAATATCGCACGAAACCTCATTGCGAGGGCACCGCATACACCTCAGGCAGAACAAGCGGCGGAACAACTCCCTACACTGCAACAACTTACAGCCATCGAAAATCTGCGTGAGCAACTCCAAAATAGAGAACTCACACCTATAGAAGCCGCACGCGCACGGTTGCAAATCGGTACCATCTATGAACGGAAACCCTTGCAGGACTATCCAAAGGCAATTGAGGCATACCAAGAGGTATCAGAACATCACCCCGATTCAATCCATGCTGCTGAGGCACTCTATCGTAGTGGGCTTATCTATGCGGATCAACTCTCTGTCCCCAACGAAGCGATCCAGTCTTACAAATGGGTTATCGAAAAGCATCCGAACACTTTGCAGGCGATGATGGCAAATTTTCAACTCGGTGAACTCTATAGAAGTCTGCACCGCTACAATGAAGCACTACAAGCCTATGAAACCACGATTGGATATCCAGAACGGGATCGTTATCTCGCAGGGGGATATAAGGATAGTTTCGCCGATAGAGCACAGTTTCGGATTGGACGTGTTCATTACGATGACAGACGTTACAACGATGCTCGCTTTGCTTTCGAGGAGTTCATTCAAAATCGGCTCCAGTCCCCACGTCTCGCTGCTGCTTATGTCTACCTCGCCGCCATAAACGAAAATCAGGGTCAAACCGCGCAGGCTGCCTATTATTACGAAAGGGCGGAAGAACACCTCACGGACGATCCCATGCAAATGACGATGCTCTTAGAGGAAGTCAGTGCTCTTGGAAATTTGCAAGCTACGGATCCAGATGCGGTGATGCGGTTCATCAAAGAGAATCGAAAACGTCTTAAAACAGAAAAAGCAGCATCTGATTAA
- a CDS encoding zf-HC2 domain-containing protein has product MPKCIKSEGQAIDYVYKLLSPEEEEPFEEHLKNCPDCTEAVQSFDTVLQLTDKAQAEVNVPELALQNIEMNVYKRLAATHEQTLFSRVRSHIANIRSPFGWYKTAAASSIAVALIAAVIFIGKPFQPEPTLQLPETQSAYARIEQYRQQDIQRNLEEALITHHLRNDAWETEGRLYRMKEQAQGTNWTKVADAHLQNLSLKNN; this is encoded by the coding sequence ATGCCTAAATGTATAAAATCCGAAGGGCAAGCCATTGATTATGTTTATAAACTTCTGTCGCCAGAAGAAGAGGAGCCCTTCGAGGAACATCTCAAGAACTGTCCGGACTGTACCGAAGCAGTTCAATCCTTCGACACTGTGCTTCAGCTGACAGATAAGGCGCAGGCAGAAGTAAACGTGCCTGAACTCGCACTTCAAAATATTGAAATGAATGTGTACAAACGGCTCGCCGCGACACACGAGCAAACGCTATTTTCACGCGTTCGCTCCCACATTGCGAACATCAGATCACCCTTCGGCTGGTATAAAACCGCCGCGGCAAGCAGCATCGCTGTCGCGTTGATTGCCGCCGTCATATTCATTGGAAAACCATTTCAACCAGAACCGACGTTGCAACTGCCCGAAACGCAATCCGCTTATGCTCGGATTGAACAATACCGTCAGCAGGACATTCAACGAAATCTGGAGGAGGCACTGATTACACATCACCTCCGAAACGATGCATGGGAAACAGAAGGCCGACTTTACCGAATGAAAGAACAGGCACAGGGTACGAATTGGACGAAGGTTGCGGACGCACATCTTCAGAACCTTTCTTTAAAAAACAATTAA
- a CDS encoding sigma-70 family RNA polymerase sigma factor — MDKLIDDEMLVAQFQSGRQNAFDELMKRYKSKIFSYLLRSVRNYEDAEDITIEVFFKAYRALENWQPKAKFSTWLYKIASNLAIDYHRTKTRHPVYALEDMEVPEANLVANDLYSDPVRQLEEQERGRIIREAVDQLSPKQKAVFMLSRYEGLQLKEVAETLDMAEGTVKIHLHRAVKRLQTLLRPLWENNEI, encoded by the coding sequence ATGGACAAATTGATTGACGATGAAATGTTAGTCGCTCAGTTCCAATCGGGTCGCCAAAATGCCTTTGATGAGTTGATGAAACGTTACAAATCAAAGATTTTCTCGTATCTTCTGCGCTCGGTCAGAAATTATGAGGACGCTGAAGATATCACCATCGAAGTCTTCTTTAAGGCGTACCGCGCGTTGGAGAATTGGCAACCAAAAGCCAAATTTTCAACGTGGCTTTACAAAATCGCGTCCAATCTCGCTATCGATTACCACCGGACAAAAACGCGACATCCCGTCTATGCATTGGAAGACATGGAAGTTCCTGAAGCCAACCTCGTTGCGAACGATCTATACAGTGATCCAGTCAGACAATTAGAAGAGCAGGAACGCGGGCGTATCATCCGCGAGGCAGTCGATCAACTCTCCCCGAAACAGAAAGCAGTTTTCATGTTAAGTCGATATGAAGGCTTGCAACTTAAAGAGGTCGCTGAAACCCTCGATATGGCAGAAGGTACCGTGAAGATTCACCTTCACCGAGCCGTTAAACGGCTGCAAACGTTATTACGACCCCTCTGGGAAAACAATGAAATCTAA
- a CDS encoding DUF3500 domain-containing protein, which translates to MAHTHTHSERKPLFIPASETAAGMAQAAGNFLDTLTPPLREKAALPFDGNERFRWHYIPIEMWEREGVSLKELNTKQQEAAFALMESGLSVKGYQKARAIINLETTLGEIEKAAGEARLMRDPSLYFFTVFGDPTDNGAWGWRAEGHHVSLNFTVVNRELISPNPFFFGSNPAEVPEGEKKGLRVLSTEEDVARQLLSSLNNTQKGQTIINAEAPSDILTRDVPKVEFEAVEGLAAESMETHQRQLLMDLVHEYIDRLPDEIAQIELRKLREGSVNDIHFAWAGGETPKTPHYYRLHGPFFFVEYDNTQNNANHIHSVWRHIEDDFGVDLLRLHYNKSDHHDHDH; encoded by the coding sequence GTGGCACACACACATACTCATTCCGAACGGAAGCCTTTGTTTATCCCCGCTTCGGAAACAGCAGCGGGGATGGCACAAGCAGCGGGGAACTTTCTGGACACACTGACACCCCCGTTACGCGAAAAGGCAGCACTCCCATTTGACGGAAACGAACGGTTCCGGTGGCACTACATTCCGATTGAAATGTGGGAACGGGAAGGCGTGTCTCTTAAAGAATTAAATACGAAACAGCAGGAAGCAGCGTTCGCGCTCATGGAAAGTGGCTTAAGCGTGAAAGGATACCAAAAAGCCCGCGCCATTATAAATTTGGAGACGACGCTTGGTGAAATCGAGAAAGCCGCTGGGGAAGCCCGACTTATGCGCGACCCAAGTTTGTATTTTTTCACCGTGTTCGGAGATCCGACGGATAATGGCGCATGGGGGTGGCGCGCTGAGGGACACCACGTTTCGCTTAACTTTACCGTCGTCAATCGTGAACTCATTTCGCCGAATCCATTTTTCTTTGGGTCAAACCCCGCAGAGGTACCCGAAGGTGAGAAGAAGGGATTAAGGGTCCTTTCCACCGAAGAAGACGTGGCACGCCAACTTCTTTCGAGTCTGAATAATACGCAGAAGGGACAAACAATCATCAATGCCGAGGCACCCTCCGATATTTTGACGCGTGATGTACCTAAGGTTGAGTTTGAGGCTGTTGAAGGATTAGCCGCAGAATCTATGGAAACACACCAACGTCAACTCTTGATGGATCTCGTTCATGAATACATTGACCGTCTCCCTGACGAAATCGCACAGATTGAGCTGCGCAAACTACGCGAGGGGAGTGTCAATGATATTCATTTCGCATGGGCAGGGGGCGAAACGCCGAAGACACCTCACTATTATAGGTTGCACGGTCCATTTTTCTTTGTGGAGTATGACAACACCCAGAACAATGCGAACCACATTCATTCCGTGTGGCGACACATTGAGGACGATTTTGGTGTCGATCTGCTCCGATTACACTATAACAAATCGGACCATCATGACCATGATCATTAA